The DNA segment TTGCCCGTATTGAATCATGTCGGTCTGAGATCATACCCACACCGTCTTTTCTAACAACATACATTCGCAGACTCCTGAGAAAGAAGTGCCACGCATCAGCTGTCTCCCCTTCCACCAAGGCAAAGGCGATAGGCACAATGTTCTGGTTCCCATCTTGTGCAACAGCGACTAGAAGTGTACCTTTGTATTTTTCGTATAGGTGTGTGCCGTCAATCTGAACCAAAGGCTTGCAATGCCTAAATGCCCTAATGCATGGATTGAAACTCCAAAATACACGATGAAGTATTTTTACACCTTGCGCCTCCTCATTCCCATTGTACAGTGGTCATGTTTCTATTTGGACAACTGAACCAGGCATCTTCTGCACCATGACCAAGagccaccatggcaaggcttgGTAAGAATCCTCCCAACCACCGAAAACGTTGGCTATGGActtctgctttgccaaccaagcTTTTCGGTAACTGATGGTATAGTTGAACCTTGACTGGCCTTCCGCAATTATAGATTTCACTTTGATGGACGGATCCGTCTCGACCATGGCCTTATAGCCTCAGCAACTGTATCTGAGTCCAACTTGAAATGATCTTGTGAAATCGTTTCGATCGTGCATGTGTGCCTACCGTTGTATCTTCGTATCTCCCAACACCCTTTTTTCCGTATCAAGCTAGCTCGGATAAGCCAGTCACATCCACGCCCGTACATCTTGCATTTTGCATAGAACGTCTGTGGCTCAGACTCATACACCTCATAGTCAACTCCTTTAGCAATAGTAAAACTTCTAATTGATGCGACGACCGACTTTCTAGAACTGTATTCCATTCCAATCCAGAACTCCTCGTCCTCAGCATCGGCAACGCCTATgtcaacaaaattaaaaaatagtaaaaaaatttaaagttaaaatttaaaatacatatctttactaacattttaagaatattcagctattttaattttcagcGATTCGGTTAGACTGGTTTATCGAGTTTGACCGGTTTTCATCGGTTCATTTCCGGTTTCACCGATTCATACTGGTTCGTTTCCTTATTCGGCTTAATTAATGGACCGGACCGGTTTAATGTTTGGTTCACCAGTTTTTcggtcgaaccggccggtccggtccggtcTAGTCCGGTCTGGTCCGATCCGGTTCGATCCGGTCCGGTCCGGTACGGTAAAGACAACACTGTTAATTACTCAAACGAACGTATAAactgacaaaaaaatattatttcgtCACCACGTACCTATGTTTGTATATTCCGGCCTCATAAGTGGCTTCGAAGTCCTCTTCGCTGTCACTATTCATTCCTTCGTACACTGCACCTCTATCATCATGTATATCTGTATCATTCTGAACTGCCACTGCCTCTACAGTTTCAAACTCAACGTACACCTCAATCTGTGGGTGTCGCATCTGAGTTTGCCGGTGAATTTGAAACATGTTCTGCATACTCGCTTCATCAGTGATCGGCATGGCATCAAACTGTATTAGACCACCAAAAACTACAATCGGATTCCGGTACAGAATTCTGCTCACTCTCATTAACGTACTGTTCTCCATGCTTTTACAGAGGCCGTTCTGCAGCTCCATTAACGTCATCGTGCATGGAACCACAAATGAAAACGAATTCTAGGACACAAACCTCACTCCCTCATGAGTATTATGTATTATCTCACCGTTGCTATACACCACCAAGTTTGCGGTGCCCTCCATTGCACTAACAATAGCCTCAAAGAACACTCAAAACACACTCAAATCTTCTTCAGCATGCAAATACTATCGAGCTCTACCTTATATAGAGAGATGCACTTAACACGCCTCCCACGTGCTGTCTGCCTCAGCCAATCACGCTTTGAAACGTGTCAGAACGCCCCCCGCGTGCTCATTCAGCACGCCCCCACGTGCTGCATACGTGGACCAATGCATATTCGCCACGTCAGCACGCCCCCTGCGTGCTTCCCCGTCTGAGTCATCCAGGTTTCGCCACGTCAGCACGCAGGGGGCGTGCTGACTAAGCACGCCCCCTGTGTGCTGCCTTGTTGGCACAACCTCATCCAGCCACGTCGCTTCCACGCCTCCCACGTGGTTCAGGCAACACGCCCCCTGTGTATTGTACTACCATCTAACACGTTCACATACATGTAATACACACAATATACCCATTTTCAGCcaatacaccaaaatttttccatatttaaattaatgagCTAATATTTTAGTTGCCCGATGACTTTTCACATCTCAGGAACTTAGATTTTTTTAGTTCTTTCCCTCTTCTAATAAGACGAAACTAGCTAGGAGTCTATTATTTATTAGGCCTTTTAGGGCAGGTGGGAAACTTCAAAAAAagaacttttcttttttttccttactAGGTATTTACGTAAAAATAATCGTACTgttcgaaaaaaaaagattataattaaaattaacaactataaactaaaatataacatataaaaaagttaatattttaaaacNNNNNNNNNNNNNNNTTTAAAACTAATCATTTAAGAGCTcgttatttttgaattattataattttaccaaTTTAACTTCATGTATTAggtattaattaatataaaaataagtttatatttattttcgtAATATACTAgtgaaaaataaacttttttaagaaaatactAGAAGCCAAcacattttcataaaaatagaaaattagttaatattaattcaactacaagacaaatataaaaaatattggtcacctaatatttttttaatataaatcaaacacaatatACATTATCTTAAATCACTTTtcaactaaaatatataaataaaaataattgtcatataactaattatttttaaaaagtaattatacaagtaaataaaactatttaaataattttaaatttttagtattcTTAAATAACCatgatacaaattaaataattatacataTGTATGTGTTTATATACTTTAAATTTGAGATGGTTCATTCCATATATAGCGTTGTACAAATACAATCATGGTTTTATCACTTTATGAAACGTCTCAATATTTGTTGACGTCTTGAGGAAGAAACTAAGAATGTGTGTCACGTGATAATAGCTGAGGTGCAGGTGACGTGAGGGACAAAAATAGGTTGAAAAGTATCATtgaaattcaaaacatataTCTTTTCGAacggattttttttaaataaataatttaataattttaattattaaaataaataatttatagtgtatttattaatttatattacatttatttatttcgtttacactgtaatTGAAATAATTGTGTACGTATCTCATTTATATTAAACGAGATACATGAAAAAATATCTCGTTTaaagtgtaaacgagatatatgtatttataaataaataaatataatatttaaaaataataaaaaatattaataatttaaattggaccaaatttttaaaaatataatattttaaataataaaaaagatagacaattttaaataataaaaaagataaatagtccattttaaataataaaaaagatgaactgtctatttaaaataaacaatattatTGCTGTTTCTTCTACTCATTCACTTCTATCCACTAACGGTTTTTTATTAGGATTTACactaaattaattcaaataatattttaaatttttaactgagATATAATTTGTTcagattttttatgtttgtcACATATTTGATTTATATTGTAAATGAAATACGTGAAAAATTATctcatttataatataaatgatATAAATAAACGCGatataaattagtaaatacgctataaattatttattttagtaattaaaataattaaattatttatttaaaaaaatccgccagaaaatatatatgttgaataaattatcatttgtaccataaaaaatatagatattgACAAATGtactcatataaaaataaaacgaCAATTGTAAGTAAGGAATATGGTCTCCGTGTACCAAAAATACCCGAACGTTAGTTAGGTAATTGGTttattaggatatttttgacaCACATAAATCATCTTCATAATTATAATTATCGTTTTATAGGTACATTTATTaacatttgtattttttatgagtagaaataataatttatttcatatatattttgaaattcaatGATACTTTTCAAGCTACTTTTGTCCCTCACGTCACCTGCACCTCAAATATTATCACGTGACACacattcttaatttctttttaaagtaaatgagatatatgaaaattgaaaaaatacacgtatttaatttatattataaataaaatacatataaaattattttgtttatcatATAAAcgatataaataaatatgacATAAATTAGTAAGTAcgctataaattatttattttgataattaaaataattaaattgtttatttaaaaatttcaaattttatgagataaattataatatcaaataaacaattaaaataaataaaaataaacgtaatattatgtaattaaatgtatgccatataaaattattttatattaatagtatattaaaaataaatttttattaatatatatcttaagaattaaaatgtttatattttatataaaaagaaatacaaaatattttgtaagGACATATTGTTTTCCTTGATTGAGGCGGTCAGATTTAGATATAGTTCAGTAAAATTTtgactttttaaaaatagtttataaaattaacttttaaaagatgattttttaaaagtggtaacatttatgtttgataaatcaatttaaaaataacttttaataaacaCAAGTAACAATAATTTTGTTTGGTAAAAtagtcttaaaattttaaaaatattataatagatataaatgtaaacattaaatttaaaaattaattaacatatgaggttatattagacttttaaattttgaaaagtacaagtaaattttaaaaaattctatacGTACTTTCAAAAGTACCCCGATCTTTTAAAAACTGTCAAAACAAGCACATAGAATGAGGAGTTTGAGTTTTTAAAAAGTACAAGTactttttcaaaaaggtttactAAACCAAGCCTTATTAATGTGCATCTACTagtattttgataaatttgaaGAGATCAGTGAcgttgaaaaaatttttagaagtgaaattttttttatcaaatataagaAAACTCGAATCTAcaatttttaaatgaatatgaaaaaattatgcCATTTGAACAATAGTTTATTAGCTTAGAAGTCAAATATTTAAGTAGGTTTACTTTTTAAAGTAAATCTTATATTTAGTTAATCAACATAAGTTTATGCGAGATAACAGGATATCTCATATATTGTTGTACTTTTCATAtagattcaaaaaattaaaaaatatttttatttttatatattaaaatagaaattatctaatttttttagatttaaatttaaatattttttatgtgtagATATCAGATAACTATTtcatgaataaatttttttttatataaaaaaaagcttATATGAGGTGAAACAACCCTAAATTAGCTTTAAAAATAtcgggcctgctacacatacaagcaaaAAGGCCCTACAAGTATTACAAGTTTTCAGCCCAGATTTCATTCACAAGCGCAGTTACTCACTTTGAATGGAGCGTAAAATACACGCGCGCCACTCAACGGTTGCGCTTCGCGAAAAGCACTCCTTAATGGCGCACTCTTCCACTTTTCCAAGCCATTCGAAGAAAACACAAATCGTTCATTTTCGAGTAACATTGCAAACTGCAGAGATAGAACTCGTCGCGAAGATTCGAACTCTCTATCAATACAACATAGAACTCTCCATCAAAAGACGAAGTTATAATACTCAAGGTACGTTACGTTACTATTTTACTCATCTTGTATATTTTCCACATTTCAAATCGAAGAACTAGGTTATACTGTTCTTCTACgttcttctaggttttactgttcttcttgttctaggtctcattttatagtttttactgttctacttgttctaggttttactgttattATTGGTTCTAGGTTATACTGTTCTTCTTCGTTGTTCTAGGTGttactgttgttgttgttctagTTCTTCTGGTAACCAATTTTTTAGAGTATATTGCGTAATTTGGTGGGTGTATATGGCataatttgttgggtgtatatggcataatttgttgggtgtatatttatGAACTGATATACTGTAATATAGTCAACAGTTGCAACTGTTCTAATATTTGCTTGTCCATGGGTGTATATTGCTTGACCTTGTAATGTTGCTTGAACTTGTATATTAatgcatgtttgagtgatatctgactgatatctatgggtgtatctgactgatatctatgggtgtatttgaatcatatctgtaacaccctaccatacagagtcttatgcttaagtcataattcagagatggcaaggtattacgacctctataataaaaatttagtacatatagtagtaggAATGATTgatataactaggagcctttgtaaaaaaaaaaggggtaaacaaaaaccatcGCAACTCTAAagtgcaacactccgatcgacaaCGTAACGAACAgggataaccaacgcgagaaTTACATATATacaaggagtgtcaaaaacaggaatatcaagactcaagatccggctgcgaagataaccggtccgagcataacaatatatacatatgataaaaataaggaaaaccccaaggaaacccaaagggacaccaatacacaaaacctattctccaaaattctcccataagaggagtcatcacagtttgtattatttaatggagataaaattatctaagcaaaacatataaaccaaaacatagccccgagaacaaaggatcttcgcaaatctagaagtctccagcatgcctcagcgggaaacctcacgtcctgcatctgaaaaccacaaaatccgcatgggtgagaaccagaggtccccagcatggtaacagcttccacatatataatacataataatggaggaaagccgaaggcaatcctagaacttcctccagataatatccaagcttataaacaagctaaaccataaaagggcatctgactaaagattcttcagtctaactaatacttccctttccaattccttcaaacctcccaaccaccagcaagaGTATAANNNNNNNNNNNNNNNNNNNNNNNNNNNNNNNNNNNNNNNNNNNNNNNNNNNNNNNNNNNNNNNNNNNNNNNNNNNNNNNNNNNNNNNNNNNNNNNNNNNNNNNNNNNNNNNNNNNNNNNNNNNNNNNNNNNNNNNNNNNNNNNNNNNNNNNNNNNNNNNNNNNNNNNNNNNNNNNNNNNNNNNNNNNNNNNNNNNNNNNNNNNNNNNNNNNNNNNNNNNNNNNNNNNNNNNNNNNNNNNNNNNNNNNNNNNNNNNNNNNNNNNNNNNNNNNNNNNNNNNNNNNNNNNNNNNNNNNNNNNNNNNNNNNNNNNNNNNNNNNNNNNNNNNNNNNNNNNNNNNNNNNNNagcacttccaccaccatcctccacatctcacataatcatcaatgatcctcattgattattcattttcccttgcttcactcgcaagttaccacatccactagctccttctctcatagctaggcttatcataatgatttaagatataagtggtgagatcggaggcttagagtatgaaatttggcttttaaaactcaaaaatcaactttgggatgaaaacagggccgcgcgtacgcgcactccacgcgcacgcgtggatggcctcaaaaacttcatcgacgcgcaagcgtcatgcacgctaacgcgtggattaaaaatttgccaatcgacgcgtacgcgtcaaccacgcgtacgcgtgggtgttctcgtgccccaggcacaacactggcacagctCTGGCatgactctctggaaaatgcctgggcattgggtgcagcacaatcggcgcgcccgcgcacatcacgctcacgcgtggatggcattttcgggaagaacggcgcgcacgcgccaagtgcgcccacacgcaaggggtcattctgctaaaaatttttctaagttaaaagctgcagaatttaccAATTtgaaccccaatcttccaacggacataactttctcattttaaatcgtttttcacccgttctttgaacggcatggacatctcggatccaatttcatttctaaatagatttggcacaaaacagagatccgtagtccaagttatgttccaccaaagtatgcccaaaaaccatgtttttcataaaaaccacaaaatgccattttcaaaacaagccatttccaactcttttcaaaatcaatcaaaacatgaNNNNNNNNNNNNNNNNNNNNNNNNNNNNNNNNNNNNNNNNNNNNNNNNNNNNNNNNNNNNNNNNNNNNNNNNNNNNNNNNNNNNNNNNNNNNNNNNNNNNNNNNNNNNNNNNNNNNNNNNNNNNNNNNNNNNNNNNNNNNNNNNNNNNNNNNNNNNNNNNNNNNNNNNNNNNNNNNNNNNNNNNNNNNNNNNNNNNNNNNNNNNNNNNNNNNNNNNNNNNNNNNNNNNNNNNNNNNNNNNNNNNNNNNNNNNNNNNNNNNNNNNNNNNNNNNNNNNNNNNNNNNNNNNNNNNNNNNNNNNNNNNNNNNNNNNNNNNNNNNNNNNNNNNNNNNNNNNNNNNNNNNNNNNNNNNNNNNNNNNNNNNNNNNNNNNNNNNNNNNNNNNNNNNNNNNNNNNNNNNNNNNNNNNNNNNNNNNNNNNNNNNNNNNNNNNNNNNNNNNNNNNNNNNNNNNNNNNNNNNNNNNNNNNNNNNNNNNNNNNNNNNNNNNNNNNNNNNNNNNNNNNNNNNNNNNNNNNNNNNNNNNNNNNNNNNNNNNNNNNNNNNNNNNNNNNNNNNNNNNNNNNNNNNNNNNNNNNNNNNNNNNNNNNNNNNNNNNNNNNNNNNNNNNNNNNNNNNNNNNNNNNNNNNNNNNNNNNNNNNNNNNNNNNNNNNNNNNNNNNNNNNNNNNNNNNNNNNNNNNNNNNNNNNNNNNNNNNNNNNNNNNNNNNNNNcctaagccacaatcatcatacccatacacaacatctcaatacccaaacatcatagaacaacaaaattacactagggttgagaattttACCACatccaaggtccaaggagacaagattaaccttctccttcaagagggttgggtcctataacatcaaagaacccaaaatctcaacattttacccatgaaactcgaaaataggggctgagatttcgaacagcaaggtgtggcttacctcaagattgattatatgggttttgtagagctctccgcggtgaacgcgtggccgcaaacggagcggcaatcggagctctagatcaaaagttatggtggtttgaagatcaagtgagagatagaggTTTGAGAGAGTATTCTTCCCCCATTTCCTCTCTTTTCAGCGTGTTTGGTGTTGTGTGAGGAAATGGGGGAAGAATACTCTCTCAAAcctctatctctcacttgatcttcaaaccaccataacttttgatctagagctccgattgccgctccgtttgcggccacgcgttcaccgcagagagctctacaaaacccat comes from the Arachis duranensis cultivar V14167 chromosome 7, aradu.V14167.gnm2.J7QH, whole genome shotgun sequence genome and includes:
- the LOC107459414 gene encoding uncharacterized protein LOC107459414 yields the protein MTLMELQNGLCKSMENSTLMRVSRILYRNPIVVFGGLIQFDAMPITDEASMQNMFQIHRQTQMRHPQIEVYVEFETVEAVAVQNDTDIHDDRGAVYEGMNSDSEEDFEATYEAGIYKHSVVFTVPDRTGSNRIGPDRTRPDRTGRFDRKTGVADAEDEEFWIGMEYSSRKSVVASIRSFTIAKGVDYEVYESEPQTFYAKCKMYGRGCDWLIRASLIRKKGCWEIRRYNGRHTCTIETISQDHFKLDSDTVAEAIRPWSRRIRPSK